CACGGCGCTCTGCAAGAGTTGAACGATCGGGAACGCCGCATTGTGGAGGAACGTATCCTTCAGGAAGAGCCGCGGACCTTGCAGGCACTGGCGGACGATTTCGGCATCAGCAGAGAACGGGTTCGCCAACTGGAAAAGAATGCGCTGGAGAAAATTCGAAAGACCCTCACCGCCAACGCGCCCTGCCTGCTGACCCACTGAAGCCTGAATGCCCGGGGAAGAGATTTGCCGCATGCTGTACGATTGACAAATCTCAACAAATCCCTTATCTTTAGCGGGCTTGATGCTTGCACGGGTAAGCCGCTGACCGCTCTTTCGTTTGCGCGTCGCCCCTCTGAGCGTCCCGAACACAAACTCCACCCTTCGACACACCTACATAGGCGGAACCATCACCCATGAAATTCATCATTGCTTTTTTATCCGTTGCCTGTTTGCTGACGGCCTGCTCGACGGCCACCGTCCCCGAAGCGAAAACTGCCGAGGAATATTTCAATCGGGGTGAGTTGGCTTTCGCCAACGAGGATTACCAGGATGCCATCAAGTCCTACGAAAAGGCGATGGAGATCTACGAAACCGCCGCTTTGAATCGTCGGGCGGAACTGCGCATAGCCGATGCGCACTTTGCGAACAAAGATTATGTGGAGGCGGCGGCCGGCTACGAAGACTTTTTGAAACGCCACCCGGGGACGCCACAGTCGGCACGCGTTCTTTTTCAACTGGGCGAATCCTATTTCAACCAGATTCTGGCCATCGACCGCGACCAGACT
This DNA window, taken from Syntrophotalea carbinolica DSM 2380, encodes the following:
- a CDS encoding outer membrane protein assembly factor BamD, giving the protein MKFIIAFLSVACLLTACSTATVPEAKTAEEYFNRGELAFANEDYQDAIKSYEKAMEIYETAALNRRAELRIADAHFANKDYVEAAAGYEDFLKRHPGTPQSARVLFQLGESYFNQILAIDRDQTATRNALVTFESLIKIYPDAPESRIAPERVRACKNHLAANELYVGLFYYKFEKHKAAIGRLTEMLDKYPECPDKDQVYYYLGRTFLDSGHPNLAVATFENLIADFPRSPLAAEAKTILREEF